A stretch of Vigna angularis cultivar LongXiaoDou No.4 chromosome 4, ASM1680809v1, whole genome shotgun sequence DNA encodes these proteins:
- the LOC108341286 gene encoding transcription repressor OFP8, with translation MSKRFKIKFNVPSFQICRSKDLSSFPGNPVPAIYRLSPVNHNARHPNLPSPQSSKITSSVSQGCKMCRDKEPYKAKSRSRKGTSSVPSRRSDFLIDNVEEEESETLISCLTSFSDEICHDEARDLRNSRHRRKASSVKKVQSVRFRSSSENRGGAGTTEKVKKMSTTVTRSNVEGKVRESFAVVKKSKDPYEDFKKSMMEMITEMEMSEAEDLEQLLQCFLALNSRSYHAVIVRVFMEIWQQMFVWNPKSVKNLTDVKTDTEK, from the coding sequence ATGTCCAAACgattcaaaatcaaattcaatgTTCCTTCCTTTCAGATATGTCGCTCAAAAGACCTTTCTTCTTTCCCAGGAAACCCCGTTCCTGCCATATACCGTCTCTCTCCCGTTAACCACAACGCACGTCATCCCAACCTTCCTTCTCCCCAATCGTCCAAGATAACGTCGTCCGTTTCGCAGGGGTGCAAAATGTGCCGTGACAAGGAGCCGTACAAAGCGAAATCCAGAAGCCGGAAAGGCACGTCGAGCGTTCCGTCGAGGCGAAGCGATTTTCTGATCGACAACGTCGAGGAAGAGGAAAGCGAGACTCTGATTTCTTGCTTGACAAGTTTCTCCGACGAGATTTGTCACGACGAGGCGAGGGACTTGAGAAACAGTAGGCATAGAAGGAAGGCGAGCAGCGTGAAGAAGGTTCAGAGCGTGAGGTTTCGGAGCTCTTCGGAGAATCGAGGAGGAGCGGGAACGACGGAGAAGGTGAAGAAAATGTCGACGACGGTGACGCGGAGCAATGTTGAGGGGAAGGTGAGGGAGAGCTTTGCGGTGGTGAAGAAGTCGAAGGATCCTTACGAAGACTTCAAGAAATCGATGATGGAGATGATAACGGAGATGGAGATGTCTGAGGCGGAAGACCTGGAACAGCTTTTGCAGTGTTTCTTGGCTTTGAACTCGCGGAGTTACCATGCAGTCATCGTTAGAGTTTTCATGGAGATTTGGCAACAAATGTTCGTGTGGAACCCAAAGTCCGTGAAAAATCTCACGGACGTTAAAACTGATACGGAAAAGTAA